The Mustelus asterias chromosome 18, sMusAst1.hap1.1, whole genome shotgun sequence genome has a window encoding:
- the max gene encoding protein max isoform X1, translating into MSDNDDIEVESDADKRAHHNALERKRRDHIKDSFHSLRDSVPSLQGEKVGVLASRAQILDKATEYIQYMRRKNHTHQQDIDDLKRQNTLLEQQVRALEKARAAAQLQANFSSSDSSLYTNPKGSAVSAFDGGSDSTSESETEEPQTRKKLRMEAS; encoded by the exons aTGAGCGATAACGATGATATCGAGGTCGAAAGCGAC GCAGATAAACGAGCACACCACAATGCATTGGAGCGCAAACGCAGGGATCACATTAAAGACAGCTTTCACAGTTTACGTGACTCCGTACCATCGCTCCAGGGTGAAAAGGTCGGTGTTCTA GCATCCCGTGCCCAAATCTTAGATAAAGCCACAGAGTATATTCAGTATATGCGACGGAAAAATCACACACACCAGCAAGACATTGATGACCTAAAGCGACAGAATACTCTGCTTGAGCAGCAAG TACGTGCACTGGAAAAGGCACGGGCAGCCGCCCAGCTACAGGCCAACTTTTCATCCTCCGACAGCAGCTTATACACCAATCCCAAGGGCAGTGCTGTTTCTGCCTTTGATGGAGGCTCTGACTCGACTTCAGAGTCAGAAACTGAAGAACCCCAGACCAGAAAGAAACTGCGAATGGAGGCAAGCTGA
- the max gene encoding protein max isoform X2: MSDNDDIEVESDADKRAHHNALERKRRDHIKDSFHSLRDSVPSLQGEKASRAQILDKATEYIQYMRRKNHTHQQDIDDLKRQNTLLEQQVRALEKARAAAQLQANFSSSDSSLYTNPKGSAVSAFDGGSDSTSESETEEPQTRKKLRMEAS; encoded by the exons aTGAGCGATAACGATGATATCGAGGTCGAAAGCGAC GCAGATAAACGAGCACACCACAATGCATTGGAGCGCAAACGCAGGGATCACATTAAAGACAGCTTTCACAGTTTACGTGACTCCGTACCATCGCTCCAGGGTGAAAAG GCATCCCGTGCCCAAATCTTAGATAAAGCCACAGAGTATATTCAGTATATGCGACGGAAAAATCACACACACCAGCAAGACATTGATGACCTAAAGCGACAGAATACTCTGCTTGAGCAGCAAG TACGTGCACTGGAAAAGGCACGGGCAGCCGCCCAGCTACAGGCCAACTTTTCATCCTCCGACAGCAGCTTATACACCAATCCCAAGGGCAGTGCTGTTTCTGCCTTTGATGGAGGCTCTGACTCGACTTCAGAGTCAGAAACTGAAGAACCCCAGACCAGAAAGAAACTGCGAATGGAGGCAAGCTGA
- the max gene encoding protein max isoform X3, producing the protein MSDNDDIEVESDADKRAHHNALERKRRDHIKDSFHSLRDSVPSLQGEKASRAQILDKATEYIQYMRRKNHTHQQDIDDLKRQNTLLEQQDTS; encoded by the exons aTGAGCGATAACGATGATATCGAGGTCGAAAGCGAC GCAGATAAACGAGCACACCACAATGCATTGGAGCGCAAACGCAGGGATCACATTAAAGACAGCTTTCACAGTTTACGTGACTCCGTACCATCGCTCCAGGGTGAAAAG GCATCCCGTGCCCAAATCTTAGATAAAGCCACAGAGTATATTCAGTATATGCGACGGAAAAATCACACACACCAGCAAGACATTGATGACCTAAAGCGACAGAATACTCTGCTTGAGCAGCAAG